A stretch of DNA from Candidatus Cloacimonadota bacterium:
GCTTTCCTGGTTCTCATCACGATCGTCTTCTTCAATCGCAGCAGGAATCAATTCCTGCGTATGAGTTCCATCGTGATCGGTTTGATAATAGGTTACATAGTTTCATTATTTTTAGGAAGGATCGATTTGAGTGGATTGATAGATCTTCCTATTATCAGCATTCCCATTCCTTTTAAATATGGCATCGGTTTTCGCTGGGAAGCTTTCGTTCCCATTGCTCTGGTTTATCTCATTACAACTATCGAATCCATCGGTGACCTGACTGCCACTTCCATGGTTTCTAAAGAACCAATACGCGGTGATCTTTACATTAAAAGGATAAAAGGCGGAGTATTGGGAGATGGTTTCAATTCTGCCATGGCAGCCATTTTTAACACATTTCCGAACACAACTTTCAGTCAGAATAACGGTGTGATCCAACTTACCGGAGTTGCCAGCCGTTATGTGGGAATGTATATTGCCGGTTTTCTGGTTTTGCTGGGTTTATTCCCTGTTATCGGCGGTGTTTTTCAGCAGATGCCGAAACCTGTTTTAGGAGGAGCTACTATCATTATGTTTGGAACGGTTGCAGCAGCAGGAATCAAAATAATTTCTTCTCAGAAGATTGATAGAAGAGCAATGATGATAATTGCTATTTCTTTCAGTATGGGTTTGGGAGTCCAGCTTGTACCGCAGGTCCTGAATCATTTTCCTGAGACATTAAAGAATATTTTTTCCTCTCCCATTACAACCGGAGGCTTGACAGCAATTGTAACTAACCTA
This window harbors:
- a CDS encoding purine permease — encoded protein: MEETNKSHDLIYTLNEKPPVRDSIFAALQHLLAIFVGIITPTLVIGGILGLGKEIPYLISMSLIVSGVATFIQIKRIGPIGSGLLSIQGTSFAFLGAIIGAGFLVKNAGGGPKEMLGVIFGMCFFGAFIEMILSRFLHHLKKVITPTVTGIVVSLIGLSLIKVGLTDMAGGQWLLDNKPEQFGNLENLGLAFLVLITIVFFNRSRNQFLRMSSIVIGLIIGYIVSLFLGRIDLSGLIDLPIISIPIPFKYGIGFRWEAFVPIALVYLITTIESIGDLTATSMVSKEPIRGDLYIKRIKGGVLGDGFNSAMAAIFNTFPNTTFSQNNGVIQLTGVASRYVGMYIAGFLVLLGLFPVIGGVFQQMPKPVLGGATIIMFGTVAAAGIKIISSQKIDRRAMMIIAISFSMGLGVQLVPQVLNHFPETLKNIFSSPITTGGLTAIVTNLVIPDRSK